The Chryseolinea soli genome contains a region encoding:
- the pseB gene encoding UDP-N-acetylglucosamine 4,6-dehydratase (inverting), with translation MLNGKSVLITGGTGSFGKKFVEVVLKKYPQVKKLIVYSRDELKQFEMSQTFPESKYPAMRYFIGDVRDAERMKRACEGVDFIVHAAALKQVPAAEYNPMECIKTNIIGAENVINAAMDCGVSDVVALSTDKAAAPINLYGATKLCSDKLFVAANNFKGPRKLKFSVVRYGNVMGSRGSVIPFFMEKRKDGMLPITDENMTRFNISLEEGVELVLFAYENALGGEIFVPKIPSYSIMELAEAIGPECKKEVIGIRPGEKVHEEMITESDSFYTADVGRYYVILPQSPSWSYDDYFVKKKAERVPVGFKYNSGTNKEWLTKEQLRELINVHVDPNFKV, from the coding sequence ATGCTAAATGGTAAAAGTGTTCTGATCACCGGAGGAACCGGTTCATTCGGAAAAAAATTTGTTGAGGTGGTTTTAAAAAAATACCCACAAGTAAAGAAGCTCATCGTTTATTCCCGCGACGAGTTGAAACAGTTCGAAATGAGCCAGACTTTTCCTGAATCGAAATATCCCGCCATGCGCTATTTTATCGGCGACGTGCGCGATGCAGAGCGAATGAAAAGAGCTTGTGAGGGTGTGGATTTCATCGTGCATGCCGCGGCACTGAAGCAAGTGCCGGCAGCCGAATACAACCCCATGGAATGTATTAAAACGAATATCATCGGTGCCGAAAATGTGATCAATGCGGCCATGGACTGTGGCGTTAGCGATGTGGTGGCCCTTTCTACCGACAAGGCTGCTGCGCCGATCAATTTATATGGTGCCACAAAGCTTTGTTCCGATAAGCTCTTCGTTGCCGCCAACAATTTTAAGGGACCGAGAAAGTTGAAATTTTCGGTCGTGCGCTATGGCAATGTCATGGGATCGCGCGGCTCGGTCATTCCTTTTTTTATGGAAAAAAGAAAAGACGGCATGTTGCCCATTACCGATGAAAACATGACGCGTTTCAATATCTCCCTGGAAGAGGGTGTTGAGCTCGTTTTGTTTGCCTATGAAAATGCCCTGGGTGGAGAGATTTTCGTTCCGAAGATCCCTTCATATTCCATCATGGAACTGGCCGAGGCCATCGGACCGGAGTGTAAAAAAGAAGTCATTGGAATTCGCCCAGGCGAAAAGGTCCACGAGGAAATGATCACCGAATCGGACTCCTTCTACACGGCCGATGTCGGGCGTTATTATGTCATTCTTCCCCAGTCACCCTCCTGGAGCTACGACGATTACTTTGTTAAAAAGAAAGCGGAACGCGTGCCCGTGGGATTCAAATACAATTCCGGTACAAACAAAGAATGGCTGACCAAAGAGCAGCTGCGCGAATTGATCA